Proteins encoded in a region of the Corynebacterium genitalium ATCC 33030 genome:
- a CDS encoding DAK2 domain-containing protein yields the protein MTTLSGVSVLDGARLLVWARSGAEALEEHREDINSLNVFPVPDSDTGSNMAYTMAAAVREAENVDPSAGADAVAEALAFGSIKGARGNSGIVLSQVLRGVAQAALDGELDGSSVADALTNAVTFVERAINSPVEGTIITVLREAANAARAAAGTGELADVTAAALGAAEEALERTPSQLAELREAGVVDAGGTGLVLLLQVLHDSVSGESGDDRPVGSAAGSDHEHGDGHGAPGWLEVLFMFSGPLDDLEPVLSGMGRSLVVARVTDTRGKVHIHTPEAGPVIEKAFAMGEVTELRLEVLPDASPLHEARRVGRLIVAVTPAGSLMDLYTQAGAVAVVPGPGVVEDLRREIVASGAHEVLVLPNGQLDSETLDAVEAVSETDDMEIVLLPTVRLVNGIAALAVHDPRLPLDQAAALMQEAAQEMDVADIQATDDGIYVLGADGAIAQADDLASAIEQACTALLADGGELITLLLAPDDATAVDSDALEEKLGAEVLVYPADGLGTRGHIGVE from the coding sequence ATGACCACCCTCTCCGGCGTTTCTGTGCTTGACGGTGCCCGCCTTCTGGTGTGGGCACGTAGCGGCGCTGAAGCGTTGGAGGAGCACCGCGAGGACATCAACAGCCTGAATGTCTTCCCCGTGCCGGATTCAGACACTGGCTCCAACATGGCGTACACAATGGCCGCAGCCGTGCGCGAAGCCGAGAATGTGGATCCGTCCGCCGGCGCGGACGCGGTCGCTGAGGCGCTGGCGTTCGGCAGCATTAAGGGTGCCCGCGGTAATTCTGGGATCGTCCTGTCGCAGGTATTGCGCGGTGTCGCGCAGGCGGCACTCGATGGGGAGTTGGACGGCAGCAGCGTCGCAGACGCGCTGACCAACGCTGTCACGTTCGTGGAGCGGGCTATCAATTCGCCCGTCGAAGGCACGATCATCACAGTCTTGCGCGAAGCGGCTAATGCGGCACGAGCGGCCGCGGGGACCGGTGAGCTTGCTGACGTCACTGCAGCAGCCCTTGGTGCCGCCGAAGAAGCGCTTGAACGCACTCCGTCACAGCTCGCTGAACTCCGCGAAGCGGGGGTTGTGGATGCCGGCGGTACTGGGCTGGTGCTGTTGCTTCAGGTGCTGCACGACAGCGTCAGCGGCGAAAGCGGCGATGACCGTCCCGTAGGTTCTGCAGCTGGTTCGGACCATGAACACGGGGACGGCCACGGCGCCCCCGGTTGGCTCGAAGTTCTGTTCATGTTCTCTGGCCCACTCGACGACCTTGAGCCGGTGCTCTCCGGCATGGGGCGCAGCCTTGTCGTGGCGCGTGTGACGGACACGCGGGGCAAGGTGCACATTCATACCCCGGAAGCGGGGCCGGTCATCGAGAAGGCCTTCGCCATGGGGGAGGTGACCGAGTTGCGGCTCGAGGTGTTGCCGGATGCGTCCCCGTTGCATGAAGCGCGCCGTGTCGGCCGCCTCATCGTTGCGGTGACTCCTGCCGGTTCGTTGATGGATCTGTACACCCAAGCCGGTGCCGTCGCTGTCGTACCCGGCCCAGGTGTGGTTGAGGATCTCCGCCGCGAGATTGTCGCCTCGGGCGCGCACGAGGTCCTTGTGCTGCCCAATGGCCAGCTCGACTCCGAAACGCTCGACGCTGTCGAAGCAGTTAGCGAGACGGATGACATGGAGATCGTTTTGCTCCCGACAGTTCGCCTGGTCAACGGTATCGCTGCACTCGCTGTCCATGACCCGCGTTTGCCTCTCGACCAGGCGGCTGCTTTGATGCAGGAAGCCGCGCAGGAGATGGATGTCGCTGATATCCAGGCCACCGACGACGGGATCTATGTCCTCGGTGCGGACGGAGCTATTGCCCAGGCAGACGACCTCGCTTCGGCCATTGAGCAGGCGTGCACCGCTTTGCTTGCCGACGGCGGTGAGCTCATCACCCTCCTTCTCGCCCCGGACGACGCCACCGCGGTAGACAGCGATGCCCTCGAAGAGAAACTCGGGGCGGAGGTACTAGTCTACCCGGCAGATGGCCTCGGAACGCGCGGCCACATCGGAGTGGAGTAG
- a CDS encoding uracil-DNA glycosylase, with product MSLPVHESWKEPLKPVEKRIHEMGDFLRANQPYLPAGNDVLRAFQDPFDDVRVLIVGQDPYPTPGHPMGLSFSTQPGVRPPRSLVNIYTELESDLGIPPRKDGDLSNWASQGILLLNRVLTVAPGKSGSHRGKGWEEVTEQAMRALAERDTPLVAILWGRDARTAKEFLGDTPCIESTHPSPFSARNGFFGSRPFSRANEALQAQGADGVDWAL from the coding sequence ATGAGTTTGCCTGTGCATGAGAGTTGGAAGGAACCACTGAAGCCCGTCGAAAAGCGCATTCATGAAATGGGTGACTTCCTGCGCGCGAACCAGCCGTACCTGCCAGCCGGCAACGACGTCCTGCGCGCGTTTCAGGACCCGTTCGACGATGTGCGTGTGCTCATCGTCGGCCAAGATCCGTACCCGACACCAGGGCACCCCATGGGCCTGAGCTTTTCGACGCAACCAGGTGTGCGCCCACCCCGCTCCCTGGTGAATATCTACACTGAGCTGGAAAGCGACCTGGGCATCCCGCCCCGGAAGGACGGCGACCTGTCCAACTGGGCGAGCCAGGGAATCTTGCTGCTCAACAGGGTGCTCACCGTGGCGCCCGGAAAATCTGGCTCGCACCGCGGCAAGGGCTGGGAAGAGGTCACAGAGCAAGCGATGCGCGCCCTCGCCGAGCGTGACACACCGCTCGTGGCCATCCTGTGGGGACGCGACGCCCGCACCGCCAAAGAGTTCCTAGGTGACACTCCATGCATCGAGTCGACGCACCCCTCACCGTTTTCCGCGCGCAACGGATTCTTCGGCTCCCGGCCGTTCTCGCGGGCCAATGAGGCGCTGCAGGCCCAAGGGGCCGACGGTGTTGACTGGGCACTGTAG
- a CDS encoding thiamine-phosphate kinase, whose amino-acid sequence MIHTGFPVSGPTLGEVGEHAVIQSIIDASPSPVNGDDAAVLSPASPNSRVVATTDMLVEGRHFRADVTTPWHLGRKAVVQNFADIEAMGARPIAVLLSLSAPPAMAASVVGEIARGIAHEIDKYAAELVGGDVTAGESLVLSVTAIGSLGGNRPPLTLSGARPGQNLVAHGAIGYSAAGLDLLESGMEIPEKLEPLVLAYQAPVISPSAGVVARSAGASAMTDNSDGLLHDLTAIAENSGVRFDLDPATIAPDDLLLHAAELLGADPWKWVYEGGEDHTLLGTLHGNAPVGFRSIGKVCRPNDAACVTVDGAAPNYSGGWESFA is encoded by the coding sequence ATGATTCACACCGGTTTTCCCGTCAGTGGCCCCACGCTCGGGGAGGTCGGGGAACACGCGGTAATCCAGTCGATCATCGATGCCAGTCCGTCGCCGGTTAACGGGGATGACGCAGCTGTTCTGTCGCCGGCGTCGCCGAACTCGCGCGTGGTGGCTACGACGGACATGCTCGTGGAAGGGCGTCATTTCCGGGCGGATGTGACAACCCCGTGGCATCTGGGCCGCAAGGCAGTCGTGCAGAACTTCGCCGATATTGAAGCAATGGGTGCGCGCCCGATCGCTGTGTTGCTCTCCCTGTCTGCTCCGCCCGCAATGGCGGCGTCCGTGGTCGGGGAGATCGCCCGTGGGATCGCCCACGAGATTGACAAGTACGCCGCCGAGCTCGTCGGCGGCGACGTCACAGCGGGGGAGAGCCTTGTTCTCTCGGTCACCGCTATCGGATCCCTCGGCGGCAACCGGCCGCCGCTGACCCTATCCGGTGCGCGCCCGGGCCAGAACCTTGTTGCCCACGGTGCGATCGGTTACTCCGCGGCTGGCTTGGACCTGCTGGAATCGGGCATGGAGATCCCCGAAAAGTTGGAACCGCTCGTGCTGGCCTACCAGGCTCCCGTTATCTCGCCGAGCGCTGGCGTGGTCGCGCGGTCCGCCGGAGCGAGTGCGATGACCGACAACTCCGACGGTCTACTGCACGACCTCACTGCGATCGCTGAGAACTCCGGTGTGCGGTTCGATCTGGATCCCGCCACGATCGCCCCCGACGATTTGCTGCTTCATGCCGCTGAGCTCCTTGGCGCTGACCCGTGGAAGTGGGTGTATGAGGGCGGGGAAGACCACACTTTGCTTGGCACGTTGCATGGGAATGCGCCTGTCGGGTTTCGCAGCATCGGCAAGGTGTGTCGCCCCAACGATGCAGCGTGCGTCACCGTCGATGGTGCTGCACCCAATTACTCCGGAGGATGGGAGAGTTTCGCATGA
- a CDS encoding DUF3515 domain-containing protein produces MTSSAEQTTAAPPMNKTLIYVSLGLALALVVGVLVGSKVVMQKLNNQPVSLSELPSPMADSAECAQLVESLPDELAGHRRAELLDPAPAGAAVWQSTSDERVTLRCGVEAPLHYTELTPTFEAAGARWIEISDPTAGADLSTWFTVDRSPVVAVTADHQAVREGESPVDKLDLSALPEEASEPAPAPLAGLEPAEGAVAECETLLGALPDELVPGYARLDLSNVASLDDASAAAWGGTSVEPIVIRCGVAAPASYEPGAQLTQINDTPWFQEENPDGTATLLYALGRRTDIAVSLPMGVGEEALTKLTNLIEENVPAQ; encoded by the coding sequence ATGACGAGCTCAGCCGAACAGACTACCGCCGCGCCGCCGATGAACAAGACACTGATCTACGTCAGTCTGGGCTTGGCGCTAGCGCTTGTCGTCGGAGTGCTCGTCGGGTCCAAGGTGGTTATGCAAAAGCTTAACAACCAGCCGGTCTCGCTGTCGGAGTTGCCGTCTCCTATGGCGGACTCCGCCGAATGCGCCCAGTTGGTCGAGTCTCTGCCCGACGAGCTTGCCGGTCACCGCCGCGCCGAGCTGCTCGACCCGGCTCCTGCCGGTGCTGCCGTGTGGCAGTCTACCTCCGACGAACGCGTCACGCTGCGCTGCGGTGTCGAAGCCCCTCTCCACTACACCGAGCTCACCCCCACGTTTGAAGCGGCCGGAGCACGGTGGATAGAAATCAGCGACCCTACGGCGGGGGCGGACTTGTCCACATGGTTCACAGTGGACCGCTCGCCGGTCGTGGCGGTGACGGCGGACCATCAGGCTGTGCGGGAGGGTGAGAGTCCCGTCGATAAGCTCGACCTGTCTGCTCTACCGGAAGAGGCGAGCGAACCTGCACCCGCGCCGCTGGCCGGGCTTGAACCCGCAGAGGGCGCTGTAGCCGAGTGCGAGACGCTATTGGGAGCACTCCCCGACGAGCTCGTCCCGGGCTACGCACGGTTGGATCTGAGCAACGTCGCTTCGCTTGACGACGCATCTGCAGCCGCATGGGGTGGGACTAGCGTGGAACCCATTGTCATCCGCTGCGGTGTCGCGGCACCGGCGAGCTATGAACCTGGAGCCCAGCTGACCCAGATCAACGACACCCCGTGGTTCCAGGAGGAGAACCCTGACGGAACTGCGACGCTGCTCTACGCGCTGGGCCGGCGCACCGATATCGCAGTGTCGCTGCCCATGGGTGTCGGCGAAGAAGCGCTGACGAAGCTAACCAACCTTATTGAGGAGAACGTTCCAGCGCAGTAG
- a CDS encoding D-alanine--D-alanine ligase family protein, whose amino-acid sequence MITLAVIYGGMSSEHSISCISAGAIMAELPKDKYKIFPVGITQDGVWVEGTTDPVGDSQLPSVAGEREVALSVNPSRRGEFYDARTGEVLATIDAVFPVLHGTYGEDGTIQGLLDLAGVPYVGPGVLSSACSMDKQFTKIVARSADVPVTREVVLVDDEHLDDSDRDYLGLPVFVKPARGGSSIGINKVDSWDQLDDAVRFARLYDSKVIIEAELVGDEVEVGVIERPNGDLIASPPAKLNGTSESEEGFYGFETKYLDDVVTATIPAGYDDVMNAKLEELAIRTFRALDCRGLARVDFFVTSEGPMLNEVNTMPGFTSISMFPQVFQAAGMSYGELLETLIATALERSPQ is encoded by the coding sequence ATGATCACACTTGCCGTCATTTACGGTGGAATGTCCTCCGAGCACTCCATTTCTTGCATTTCTGCTGGCGCCATCATGGCGGAGTTGCCCAAGGACAAGTACAAAATTTTCCCGGTAGGCATCACTCAAGATGGCGTGTGGGTGGAAGGCACGACGGACCCGGTCGGGGATTCTCAGCTGCCGTCGGTCGCGGGCGAGCGCGAGGTCGCGCTGTCGGTCAATCCTTCCCGCCGCGGTGAGTTTTACGATGCTCGCACGGGCGAGGTGCTGGCCACCATCGACGCTGTCTTCCCGGTTCTGCACGGCACCTACGGCGAAGATGGCACGATTCAGGGTCTGCTCGACCTTGCTGGCGTGCCGTATGTCGGTCCGGGTGTGCTGTCGTCCGCCTGCTCGATGGACAAGCAGTTCACGAAGATTGTCGCGCGTTCGGCAGATGTGCCTGTCACCCGCGAGGTCGTGCTTGTCGACGACGAGCACCTCGACGACAGCGACCGCGACTACCTCGGCCTTCCCGTGTTTGTGAAGCCGGCCCGCGGTGGATCCTCCATCGGCATCAACAAGGTCGACAGCTGGGATCAGCTCGATGACGCCGTGCGTTTTGCCCGCCTGTATGACTCCAAGGTCATCATTGAGGCGGAGCTGGTTGGCGACGAGGTGGAAGTCGGCGTGATCGAGCGCCCCAACGGCGATCTCATCGCCTCGCCTCCCGCAAAGCTCAACGGCACCTCCGAATCGGAGGAGGGCTTCTACGGGTTTGAGACCAAGTATCTCGACGACGTTGTCACCGCGACGATCCCGGCGGGCTACGACGACGTGATGAACGCCAAGCTCGAAGAGCTGGCCATCCGCACCTTCCGCGCTCTGGACTGCCGTGGTTTGGCGCGCGTGGACTTCTTTGTCACATCGGAGGGCCCGATGCTCAACGAAGTCAACACCATGCCCGGCTTCACCTCGATCTCGATGTTCCCGCAGGTCTTCCAAGCTGCGGGCATGAGCTACGGGGAGCTGCTCGAAACACTCATTGCTACTGCGCTGGAACGTTCTCCTCAATAA
- a CDS encoding NAD(P)H-dependent glycerol-3-phosphate dehydrogenase, with protein sequence MVKVAVLGAGSWGTALAKVFADAGNSVSLWARRTQLAQTMASTRENPDYLEGIELPEAIETTDDAEAAIESAQIVVPAVPSQTMRDNLATWAPHISSDATVLSISKGIETGTYKRMSEVVAEVTGINDDRVAVLSGPNLAREVAEEQPAATVIACSDLNRAKLVQAACATTYMRPYTNTDVVGCEIGGACKNVIALACGMAAGKDLGENTRATLITRGLAEITRLGMALGADQRTFAGLAGLGDLVATCGSPLSRNRTFGERLGRGMSLADAREATHGQVAEGVISSKSIYELALANGVDMPLTEAVHSVCHGDLKVDEMVVALMGRSKKSE encoded by the coding sequence ATGGTCAAGGTGGCTGTTCTCGGCGCCGGGTCGTGGGGGACCGCACTAGCGAAGGTCTTTGCGGACGCCGGAAACTCTGTGAGCCTGTGGGCGCGCCGCACCCAGTTGGCGCAGACAATGGCGTCCACACGCGAGAATCCCGATTACCTCGAGGGCATTGAACTGCCAGAGGCGATTGAAACGACCGATGACGCCGAAGCCGCAATCGAGTCTGCACAGATCGTGGTGCCCGCTGTGCCGAGCCAGACGATGCGCGACAACCTGGCCACGTGGGCGCCGCACATCAGCTCGGACGCCACAGTGCTGTCTATCTCTAAGGGCATTGAGACGGGCACGTATAAGCGCATGTCCGAGGTGGTGGCAGAGGTCACCGGCATTAACGACGACCGCGTGGCCGTTTTGTCGGGCCCGAACCTGGCCCGCGAGGTCGCTGAGGAGCAGCCAGCGGCTACAGTCATCGCCTGCTCAGACCTCAACCGCGCGAAGCTGGTCCAGGCCGCCTGCGCAACCACTTATATGCGCCCGTACACCAACACCGATGTCGTTGGCTGTGAGATTGGCGGGGCCTGCAAGAACGTCATCGCGCTAGCGTGCGGCATGGCTGCGGGCAAAGATCTGGGGGAGAACACCCGCGCCACCTTGATCACCCGTGGCCTGGCGGAAATCACCCGTCTGGGCATGGCTCTCGGTGCAGACCAGCGCACCTTTGCCGGCCTCGCCGGCTTAGGCGACCTTGTGGCCACCTGCGGCTCGCCGCTGTCACGCAACCGCACGTTCGGTGAACGTCTCGGCCGCGGAATGTCGCTGGCCGATGCCCGCGAGGCGACGCACGGCCAGGTCGCAGAAGGCGTGATCAGCTCCAAGAGCATCTACGAGCTGGCGCTGGCCAATGGAGTGGACATGCCGCTCACGGAGGCAGTGCACTCCGTGTGCCACGGCGACCTCAAGGTCGATGAGATGGTTGTCGCACTGATGGGTCGCTCGAAAAAGTCGGAGTAG
- a CDS encoding NUDIX hydrolase, with protein sequence MGKKSKMHEDDKDIQGEMFLTGRHQEIPRRPDEEFKKTTLAAGAVLWRGDVNDIDSIEVACIHRPRYDDWSLAKGKVDPGESLVVTAVREIKEETGYDIRLGKLLGKTVYPVMDSTKVVYYWIAQVLGGEFEPNDEVDEIRWLTFDDAKEIMSYDLDRQVLTKAEKRFRLPATCRILYVRHAKAHDREKWSGDDNKRPLDKKGRRQSEMLVPMLAAFHPERIYSALPDRCQQTIAPLADELNMPVDVDLRFGDNAWQSDPSGAKQAFQAVIDQGGTSVVVAQGDVMPNMIQWLSENGRLPIDGEINCKKGCVWVLSFNSGELTGADYMPTALPVR encoded by the coding sequence ATGGGCAAGAAGTCGAAGATGCACGAAGACGACAAGGACATCCAGGGCGAGATGTTCCTCACCGGCCGCCACCAGGAGATTCCACGGCGACCGGATGAGGAATTCAAGAAGACTACTCTGGCTGCGGGCGCCGTGCTGTGGCGCGGCGACGTCAACGACATCGACTCGATTGAAGTCGCGTGCATTCACCGCCCACGCTATGACGACTGGTCCTTGGCCAAGGGCAAGGTGGACCCGGGCGAGTCTCTCGTGGTCACTGCGGTCCGCGAGATCAAGGAGGAAACCGGCTACGACATCCGCCTGGGCAAGCTGCTGGGTAAGACGGTGTACCCCGTCATGGACAGCACGAAGGTGGTCTACTACTGGATCGCTCAGGTGCTCGGCGGCGAGTTCGAGCCGAACGACGAGGTCGACGAGATCCGCTGGCTCACCTTCGACGATGCCAAAGAAATCATGTCCTACGACCTCGACCGCCAGGTTCTGACGAAAGCGGAGAAGCGCTTCCGCCTCCCGGCGACGTGCCGCATCCTTTATGTGCGCCACGCGAAGGCGCACGACCGCGAGAAGTGGTCAGGCGACGACAACAAGCGCCCATTGGACAAGAAGGGCCGCCGTCAGTCGGAGATGCTCGTCCCGATGCTCGCGGCCTTCCACCCGGAGCGCATCTATAGCGCTCTTCCGGACCGCTGCCAGCAAACCATCGCGCCGCTTGCCGACGAGTTGAACATGCCTGTCGACGTCGACCTGCGTTTCGGTGACAACGCGTGGCAGTCAGACCCGTCCGGTGCCAAGCAGGCTTTCCAAGCTGTCATCGATCAAGGTGGCACGAGCGTCGTCGTAGCCCAGGGCGACGTGATGCCCAACATGATCCAGTGGCTCTCAGAGAACGGCCGCCTGCCGATCGACGGTGAGATCAACTGCAAGAAGGGCTGCGTGTGGGTCTTGTCCTTCAACAGCGGCGAGCTGACTGGCGCTGACTACATGCCCACTGCCCTGCCGGTGCGGTAG
- a CDS encoding DUF418 domain-containing protein → MNETRNARMLSLDVIRGIALCGIAFVNFQQQWLLYPGPEGEKEAYRALDLLAHQRFFTAFTFLFGIGFALIVDGARRRGMMAQSVMWRRLLPLFLLGIVHQILHPGEALLYYSAFGFVFLYPLTFVTDLKLRRTLATVGGIVLTLLGAPFGGIVLIPGLLLLGFAFAMWGLPQALDENPKPAAMALLVLVPLTLGMSYLQYRSLGTVAYSHVAAVTGLIYTAMWMALVYVLLRTPLRSALGAMFASLGRTALTNYILATLVIIGSGLLLGYPREDAGATNEDFYTAFAVAAVMLVIQAVLSWLWLRRFGQGPLEKGWRYLTWEAFGGPKKLQQAEAAHPDA, encoded by the coding sequence ATGAACGAAACGCGAAACGCGAGAATGCTCTCGCTTGATGTGATCCGCGGAATCGCACTGTGCGGGATCGCCTTCGTGAACTTTCAACAGCAATGGCTCCTCTATCCAGGGCCTGAAGGGGAAAAGGAGGCGTACCGGGCGCTAGATCTCCTTGCTCACCAACGCTTCTTCACAGCGTTCACATTTCTCTTCGGGATTGGATTCGCCCTGATCGTCGATGGGGCTCGCCGACGCGGGATGATGGCGCAGTCCGTCATGTGGCGGCGGCTGCTGCCTCTTTTTCTGCTCGGAATCGTGCACCAAATCCTCCACCCCGGGGAGGCGCTGCTGTACTACTCAGCCTTCGGCTTCGTATTCCTGTACCCGCTCACTTTCGTCACCGACCTGAAACTTCGACGGACATTAGCCACCGTCGGAGGCATCGTGCTGACTTTGCTCGGAGCGCCGTTCGGAGGAATCGTTCTCATTCCCGGCTTGCTCTTGCTCGGATTCGCATTCGCTATGTGGGGGCTACCGCAGGCTCTGGACGAGAACCCTAAACCGGCGGCGATGGCACTGCTGGTTCTGGTTCCGCTGACGCTGGGAATGAGCTACCTCCAGTACCGGAGTCTTGGAACGGTCGCATATAGCCACGTTGCTGCAGTGACTGGCCTGATCTACACAGCCATGTGGATGGCACTGGTGTATGTCCTGCTGCGCACGCCCCTGCGGTCCGCGCTCGGAGCGATGTTCGCGTCGCTGGGCCGAACGGCTCTGACGAACTACATTCTGGCGACGTTGGTGATCATCGGAAGCGGCCTGCTGTTGGGATATCCACGCGAAGATGCGGGAGCGACGAACGAAGACTTCTACACAGCTTTCGCGGTCGCCGCAGTGATGCTCGTCATCCAAGCTGTGCTCAGCTGGCTGTGGCTGCGCCGCTTCGGCCAGGGGCCGTTGGAGAAAGGCTGGCGCTACCTCACCTGGGAAGCGTTTGGCGGGCCGAAGAAACTGCAGCAAGCCGAGGCAGCGCACCCAGACGCTTAA
- the leuD gene encoding 3-isopropylmalate dehydratase small subunit → MEKFTTHTGVGVPLTRSNVDTDQIIPAVYLKRVSRTGFEDGLFSNWRNNEADFVLNQDAFKNGSVLFAGPDFGTGSSREHAVWALMDYGFKAVFSPRFADIFRGNTSKAGLLAGQMTESDIELIWKQLEQNPGMVVTVSLEDRTVTVGENTFTFEIDDYIRWRLMEGLDDIGLTLRDEGAIEDFEAKRPAYKPAIDV, encoded by the coding sequence ATGGAAAAGTTCACCACCCACACCGGCGTTGGCGTTCCGCTGACCCGCTCCAACGTGGACACCGACCAGATCATCCCCGCTGTGTACTTGAAGCGTGTCTCGCGCACCGGGTTTGAGGACGGTCTGTTCTCCAACTGGCGTAACAACGAAGCAGACTTTGTGCTGAACCAGGATGCGTTCAAGAACGGCTCCGTGCTCTTCGCCGGCCCCGACTTCGGCACCGGCTCCTCTCGCGAGCACGCCGTGTGGGCGCTCATGGACTATGGCTTCAAGGCCGTGTTCAGCCCGCGCTTCGCCGACATCTTCCGTGGTAACACCTCCAAAGCAGGCCTGCTCGCCGGCCAAATGACTGAATCCGACATCGAGCTGATCTGGAAGCAGCTCGAGCAAAACCCCGGTATGGTGGTCACGGTGTCGCTCGAGGACCGGACCGTGACGGTGGGGGAGAACACCTTCACCTTCGAGATCGACGACTACATCCGCTGGCGCCTCATGGAAGGCCTCGACGACATCGGCCTGACCCTGCGTGATGAGGGCGCAATCGAGGACTTCGAAGCGAAGCGGCCCGCGTACAAGCCAGCTATCGACGTCTAG
- the leuC gene encoding 3-isopropylmalate dehydratase large subunit, producing MFEVAVNADKPLTLAEKVWRDHVITKGENGGPDLIYIDFQLLHEVTSPQAFDGLRMNGRTIRNPQQHLATEDHNVPTVGIKSGNLLEIEELTSRTQVSTLRKNCEEFGVRLHSMGDVKQGIVHTVGPQLGITQPGMTIVCGDSHTSTHGAFGSIGMGIGTSEVEHVMATQTLPLKPFKTMAIEVSGELQPGVTAKDLILAIIAKIGTNGGAGHIIEYRGEAIEKLSMEARMTICNMSIEGGARAGMVAPDEKTFEYVKGREYAPQGKDWDDAVAYWKTLPTDEGAEFDTVVEIDGSALTSFVTWGTNPGQGLPLAESVPDPESFGDDTLKAAAEKALKYMDLEPGTPLRDIKIDTVFLGSCTNARIEDLRAAAEVIKGKKIHENTRMMVVPSSAMVKQQAEEEGLDQIFRDFGADWRTAGCSMCLGMNPDQLQPGERSASTSNRNFEGRQGPGGRTHLVSPLVAAATAITGHLASPADL from the coding sequence GTGTTTGAGGTGGCCGTTAATGCGGACAAGCCATTGACTTTGGCGGAAAAGGTTTGGCGCGATCACGTGATCACCAAAGGTGAGAACGGAGGCCCGGATCTGATTTACATCGACTTCCAACTTCTCCACGAGGTCACCTCACCGCAGGCGTTCGACGGCCTGCGCATGAACGGACGCACGATCCGCAACCCCCAGCAACACCTAGCTACTGAGGACCACAACGTGCCCACCGTGGGCATTAAGTCCGGCAATCTGCTGGAGATCGAGGAGCTGACCTCCCGCACCCAGGTGTCCACCCTGCGCAAGAACTGCGAAGAGTTCGGTGTCCGTCTGCACTCTATGGGCGACGTCAAGCAGGGCATTGTCCACACCGTTGGCCCGCAGCTGGGCATCACTCAGCCGGGCATGACGATCGTGTGCGGCGACTCCCACACCTCGACCCACGGTGCGTTCGGATCGATCGGCATGGGCATTGGCACTTCCGAGGTTGAGCACGTCATGGCGACCCAGACGCTGCCGCTCAAGCCGTTCAAGACTATGGCTATCGAGGTTTCCGGAGAATTGCAGCCCGGAGTCACGGCTAAGGACTTGATTTTGGCGATCATCGCGAAGATCGGCACCAACGGCGGAGCCGGCCACATCATTGAGTACCGCGGAGAGGCCATCGAGAAGCTGTCGATGGAAGCACGCATGACCATCTGCAACATGTCCATCGAGGGCGGGGCACGCGCCGGCATGGTGGCCCCCGACGAGAAGACCTTCGAGTACGTCAAAGGCCGTGAATACGCACCGCAAGGCAAGGACTGGGACGACGCCGTCGCTTACTGGAAGACCCTGCCGACCGATGAGGGTGCCGAGTTCGACACTGTCGTCGAAATCGATGGTTCTGCGCTCACCTCGTTTGTCACCTGGGGCACCAACCCTGGTCAGGGTCTGCCGCTGGCTGAGTCTGTGCCGGACCCGGAGTCCTTCGGTGATGACACGCTCAAGGCGGCCGCCGAGAAGGCGCTGAAGTACATGGATCTTGAGCCGGGCACCCCGCTGCGCGACATCAAGATCGACACTGTCTTCCTTGGTTCGTGCACCAATGCGCGCATCGAAGACCTGCGTGCAGCTGCGGAGGTCATCAAGGGCAAGAAGATTCACGAGAACACCCGCATGATGGTCGTTCCCTCTTCCGCAATGGTGAAGCAGCAGGCGGAGGAAGAAGGACTGGACCAGATCTTCCGCGACTTCGGAGCGGACTGGCGTACCGCCGGCTGCTCGATGTGCTTGGGCATGAACCCGGATCAGTTGCAGCCGGGGGAGCGGTCAGCGTCGACAAGCAACCGCAACTTCGAGGGCCGTCAGGGCCCCGGCGGCCGCACCCACCTAGTGTCGCCGCTTGTCGCAGCGGCAACCGCAATCACTGGCCACCTTGCCTCCCCGGCGGACCTCTAA